CTCTATGATAGAAGCATGTGGAGATTACCCGAGCTCATGGGGAAGATGAAGAATGTTCGGGGAGATATCCTGCATCCGCCCTATAAAGAAAGCTCTTTTGACTGCGTGCTTTGCATCTCGACGCTGGAACATGTCGGTATGAACTCTCATAAGGTGAGAAACCCCTATGGTGCCCCGCCCTGGCCGACAGAGCCCGAATGGTTTCTCAAACATAAGGAAGATTTTGAGACTGTCAAAGAGATCAAGCGAATTCTCAAGAACGGAGGAAAGCTGCTTCTAACAGTTCCATTTGGAAAGCTCTCCAACTATGGCAGCCATATTCAATATGATGCTACCAGACTCAAGCAGATTGCTGCGTCAACCTCTTTACTGATTACTGACGAGGCTTATTTTGAATACCGGTTTGATGGTTGGTATACGAGTTCC
This DNA window, taken from Candidatus Abyssobacteria bacterium SURF_5, encodes the following:
- a CDS encoding methyltransferase domain-containing protein — encoded protein: MILWRLKRLIKRNAFALSKEPFAKGQSDRAIEIPWAIAKARGMKEILEIGFARGEEIWIKSLLSLPRKELYGIDLYDRSMWRLPELMGKMKNVRGDILHPPYKESSFDCVLCISTLEHVGMNSHKVRNPYGAPPWPTEPEWFLKHKEDFETVKEIKRILKNGGKLLLTVPFGKLSNYGSHIQYDATRLKQIAASTSLLITDEAYFEYRFDGWYTSSAEKLSDVLFQTCGAPASTGLACLELRKI